One stretch of Gemmatimonadota bacterium DNA includes these proteins:
- the spoVG gene encoding septation regulator SpoVG: MEITEVRISLREEEKLKAFVTITFDGCFVVRGAKVIDGNQGLFVAMPSRRKSDGTFQDVAHPICAEMRRELEEQVLDEYYIEAERQDEPAREYADASRDAGG; the protein is encoded by the coding sequence ATGGAAATCACCGAGGTCCGTATATCTCTTCGAGAAGAAGAGAAGCTGAAGGCGTTCGTGACCATCACCTTCGACGGATGTTTTGTCGTCCGGGGGGCGAAGGTCATTGACGGGAACCAGGGGCTTTTCGTCGCCATGCCGAGCCGCCGAAAGTCAGACGGGACATTTCAGGATGTCGCCCACCCGATCTGCGCGGAGATGCGAAGGGAACTGGAGGAGCAGGTTCTCGACGAGTACTATATCGAAGCGGAGCGGCAGGATGAGCCGGCCCGGGAGTATGCGGACGCTTCGAGGGACGCAGGCGGTTGA
- a CDS encoding ribose-phosphate pyrophosphokinase: MADDMVLFSGTAHPDLAARIADELGTKLGSAEISRFSDGEVFVKLNENVRGVDVFIIQPTLAGADHLMELYMLMDAASRASAARITAVIPYFGYARQDRKDQPRVSLAAKLVANLITTAGADRVLAMDLHASQIQGFFDIPVDHLYAAPLFTEHFSRFDPGEITVVAPDLGSVKMARAYAKRLGASLAIVEKRRPKANEAEVMNVIGASEVAGRNLLIIDDMIDTGKTLVQAAKALREAGARDIYACATHAVLSGEARTRLFESDVSGLIVTDTIPPGDSTDRITVLSTASLFAEAILRIHRMESLSVLFDN; encoded by the coding sequence TTGGCGGACGACATGGTTCTGTTCTCGGGGACGGCCCATCCCGACCTGGCCGCCCGGATCGCGGACGAGCTTGGAACAAAGCTCGGGTCCGCGGAGATCTCCCGTTTCTCCGACGGAGAGGTCTTCGTGAAGCTGAACGAGAATGTCCGGGGCGTGGATGTCTTCATCATCCAGCCGACGCTGGCCGGTGCGGATCACCTGATGGAGCTGTACATGCTCATGGACGCGGCTTCGCGTGCCTCGGCCGCCCGAATCACCGCAGTGATTCCGTACTTCGGATACGCCCGGCAGGATCGCAAGGACCAGCCGCGCGTCTCCCTGGCCGCAAAGCTCGTGGCCAATCTCATCACGACCGCCGGAGCGGACCGCGTGCTGGCCATGGATCTTCACGCTTCGCAGATTCAAGGGTTCTTCGACATTCCGGTGGATCACCTGTACGCCGCGCCGCTGTTTACAGAGCACTTCTCGCGGTTTGATCCGGGGGAGATCACGGTGGTCGCCCCGGACCTCGGCAGCGTGAAGATGGCGCGCGCCTACGCGAAGCGACTCGGCGCGTCGTTGGCCATTGTGGAAAAGAGGCGGCCCAAGGCGAACGAGGCGGAGGTGATGAATGTCATCGGCGCCAGCGAGGTGGCGGGGCGGAACCTGCTGATCATCGACGACATGATCGACACGGGGAAGACGCTCGTTCAGGCGGCGAAGGCCCTCCGGGAGGCGGGTGCGCGGGACATCTATGCGTGCGCTACGCACGCGGTCCTGTCCGGCGAAGCCCGGACGCGTCTCTTCGAGTCGGATGTGTCCGGGCTGATTGTCACCGACACGATTCCACCCGGAGATTCCACCGACCGGATTACCGTGCTGTCCACGGCTTCTCTTTTTGCAGAGGCGATCCTCCGGATTCACCGGATGGAGTCGCTCTCGGTGTTGTTCGACAACTGA